In one Aeromicrobium erythreum genomic region, the following are encoded:
- a CDS encoding GntR family transcriptional regulator codes for MAGRTTAAERVFARLREDILTGRLEPGSQHSIYRLAEELGTSRTPVREAVLRLADAGLVAVERNRGVRVRGVTVQDVLEVFELRLLLEVPAAAYAALHADAAERDELRALLRAMAADAAADDERAFEEHDRALHAVLHAASGNGRLGEEVLALRASIQARGAVTLHRSRGAHEILEEHEPIVQAVLDQDAGRAAALMREHLQHTAELLARQLDPAVDVDVWRSRAQALTASSMLLSSSSSTRLEPS; via the coding sequence ATGGCAGGACGGACGACGGCTGCCGAGCGCGTCTTCGCCCGACTGCGCGAGGACATCCTCACCGGTCGTCTCGAACCGGGTTCCCAGCACTCGATCTACCGGCTGGCCGAGGAGCTCGGCACGTCGCGCACGCCCGTCCGCGAGGCGGTGCTGCGCCTCGCCGACGCCGGTCTGGTGGCCGTCGAGCGCAACCGCGGGGTGCGCGTCCGGGGCGTGACCGTGCAGGACGTGCTCGAGGTCTTCGAGCTGCGCCTGCTGCTCGAGGTGCCCGCCGCCGCGTACGCCGCGCTGCACGCCGACGCAGCAGAGCGCGACGAGCTGCGCGCCCTGCTGCGGGCCATGGCGGCCGACGCGGCCGCCGACGACGAGCGAGCCTTCGAGGAGCACGACCGGGCGCTCCACGCGGTGCTGCACGCGGCGAGCGGCAACGGTCGGCTGGGCGAGGAGGTGCTCGCTTTGCGCGCGTCGATCCAGGCGCGTGGCGCGGTGACCCTGCACCGCTCCCGCGGGGCCCACGAGATCCTCGAGGAGCACGAGCCGATCGTGCAGGCCGTCCTCGACCAGGACGCCGGCCGGGCCGCTGCGCTCATGCGCGAGCACCTCCAGCACACCGCGGAGCTGCTGGCGCGCCAGCTCGACCCCGCCGTCGACGTCGACGTCTGGCGCTCCCGAGCGCAGGCGCTCACTGCCAGTAGCATGCTACTGTCGTCGTCGTCCTCGACACGTCTGGAACCGAGCTGA
- a CDS encoding hydroxyacid-oxoacid transhydrogenase, translating to MSGFAPHHPETVFTYGAPRLKLGVGARHELGHDLAELGARRVLLVTDAGVAATGRPAEIADRLAADGLDVVVFDGARVEPTDGSLEDAVAFARDAGPVDAVLAVGGGSSIDTAKAVALLLTNDGELMDYVNAPVGKGRAPSQPLLPLVAVPTTTGTGSESTTICVLDVVDQHVKTGISHPRLRPVLAVVDPELTLTQPASVTAASGLDILCHALESYTARPYTSYEAKQAGERVPYCGSNPISDVWSERALALMAGSFRRAVSHGDDLDARTEVATAATFAGLGFGNAGVHIPHANAYPIAGQVREFRPEGYPGDDGASGHAGLVPHGMAVSLTAPAAFRFTFEAAPERHVRAARLLDPDASMPADPADLLPQVLTAIMRDVGIPAGLSAVGFGSNDLDPLVDGAMKQQRLLATAPRDVTEDDVAGILDASLELW from the coding sequence ATGTCCGGCTTCGCCCCCCACCACCCCGAGACCGTCTTCACCTACGGCGCCCCGCGCCTGAAGCTCGGCGTCGGCGCCCGGCACGAGCTCGGGCACGACCTCGCCGAGCTCGGCGCCCGCCGCGTCCTGCTCGTCACCGACGCCGGCGTCGCCGCGACCGGTCGACCGGCCGAGATCGCCGACCGCCTGGCCGCCGACGGCCTCGACGTCGTCGTCTTCGACGGCGCCCGGGTCGAGCCGACCGACGGCAGTCTCGAGGACGCGGTCGCCTTCGCCCGCGACGCCGGCCCCGTCGACGCCGTCCTGGCGGTCGGCGGCGGCAGCAGCATCGACACCGCCAAGGCCGTCGCGCTCCTGCTCACCAACGACGGCGAGCTGATGGACTACGTCAACGCGCCGGTCGGCAAGGGGCGTGCCCCGAGCCAGCCGCTCCTGCCACTCGTGGCCGTGCCCACGACCACGGGGACCGGCAGCGAGAGCACCACCATCTGCGTGCTCGACGTCGTCGACCAGCACGTGAAGACCGGCATCTCGCACCCGCGGCTGCGCCCGGTCCTGGCCGTCGTCGACCCCGAGCTGACGCTCACCCAGCCTGCGTCGGTGACGGCCGCGTCGGGCCTGGACATCCTGTGCCACGCGCTCGAGAGCTACACGGCACGCCCCTACACGTCGTACGAGGCGAAGCAGGCCGGTGAGCGCGTGCCCTACTGCGGGTCGAACCCGATCTCCGACGTCTGGTCCGAGCGCGCGCTGGCGCTCATGGCAGGGTCCTTCCGCCGCGCGGTCAGCCACGGCGACGACCTCGACGCGCGCACCGAGGTGGCCACGGCCGCCACCTTCGCCGGACTGGGCTTCGGCAACGCGGGCGTGCATATCCCGCACGCCAACGCCTATCCGATCGCCGGCCAGGTGCGGGAGTTCCGGCCCGAGGGGTACCCGGGCGACGACGGCGCCTCCGGGCACGCGGGGCTCGTGCCGCACGGCATGGCCGTCTCGCTCACCGCGCCCGCCGCCTTCCGGTTCACCTTCGAGGCCGCGCCCGAGCGTCACGTGCGCGCCGCGCGTCTGCTCGACCCCGACGCGAGCATGCCCGCGGACCCCGCCGACCTGCTCCCGCAGGTGCTCACCGCGATCATGCGCGACGTCGGCATCCCCGCCGGGCTCTCCGCCGTCGGCTTCGGCAGCAACGACCTCGACCCGCTCGTCGACGGAGCCATGAAGCAGCAGCGACTCCTGGCCACCGCCCCCCGCGACGTCACCGAGGACGACGTCGCCGGCATCCTCGACGCCTCGCTCGAGCTCTGGTGA
- a CDS encoding FAD-binding and (Fe-S)-binding domain-containing protein, with amino-acid sequence MSVDTVGPDVAASPADVVAELRRREVVDVDDSSTTRALYSTDASLYRVVPQVVVRPRSVEEVLAVLDASRATGVPVTSRGAGTSIAGNAVGTGIVVDFAKHLNRVHEVDVERRVARVDPGIVHAALQKVAAPQGLRFGPDPSTHTRCTVGGMIGNNACGNRALGYGRSSDNVAALDVVTGTGERLTIGRDVATTSPTLDRLRDVVAADLGTVRTELGRFGRQVSGYSLEHLLPERGFDVASFMAGTEGTLGVLLGATVDLVQTPRHVHLVVLGYGSMAEAGDDVPTMLPHGPIACEGLGERIIEVYRAAKGAAGVPDYPRGGGYLYVELAGDDPAELAAQAERVVADSASLSHRHVTSVAEQAAFWRIREEGAGLASRIWDRPALSGWEDAAVPPERVGQYLRDFDALLQQHGLNGEPYGHLGDGCVHVRIDFPLSEPGGHAGYRAFIEDAARLTATHGGSFSGEHGDGRARSELLPLMYSEQAIALFRGVKHVLDPDDLLNPGVLVAPAALPSAAQGRAPVPGVRALDADLRTQGRGWAPGLQGSRRGLRLLHDDGDLGAAVHRCTGVGKCLADNKASHGVMCPSFQATRDEKDSTRGRARVLQEMVDGRLVTGGYRAPEVHEALDLCLSCKGCLNDCPTGIDMATYKSEVLHQTYKGRMRPRSHYVLGKLPFWARLTSPVAALANLALRVPGLAHVARWVAGVDQRRSLPSFATRRFSRAARPALEASATRTDRPRVAIWADSFTEYFSTSGGHAAVRLLESAGYRVEVVQKQACCGLTWITTGQLDTARSLVERTVGVLHEYVADGVPVVGLEPSCLAVLRSDAVELTDDPRAAEVAQGVFTLAELLARTEGWQAPDLSGTEVVVQPHCHQSSVLGFAADLDVLGRTGATVTRLSGCCGLAGNFGVERGHYEVSVAVAEQQLMPAVRAMGEGAVVLADGFSCRTQLDDLADVPALHLAELLAPGE; translated from the coding sequence GTGAGCGTCGACACCGTCGGCCCCGACGTGGCCGCATCCCCGGCCGACGTCGTCGCCGAGCTCCGCCGCCGCGAGGTCGTCGACGTCGACGACTCCAGCACCACCCGCGCGCTCTACAGCACCGACGCGTCGCTGTACCGCGTCGTGCCGCAGGTCGTGGTCCGGCCACGGTCGGTCGAGGAGGTGCTCGCCGTGCTCGACGCGTCGCGCGCCACCGGGGTGCCCGTCACCTCACGCGGCGCAGGTACCTCCATCGCCGGCAACGCGGTCGGCACCGGGATCGTCGTCGACTTCGCGAAGCACCTGAACCGGGTCCACGAGGTCGACGTCGAGCGGCGGGTGGCGCGGGTCGACCCGGGCATCGTGCACGCCGCGCTGCAGAAGGTCGCCGCGCCGCAGGGACTGCGCTTCGGCCCCGACCCGTCGACGCACACGCGCTGCACGGTCGGCGGCATGATCGGCAACAACGCCTGCGGGAACCGCGCCCTCGGGTACGGCCGCAGCTCCGACAACGTCGCGGCCCTCGACGTCGTCACCGGCACGGGCGAGCGGCTGACGATCGGACGCGACGTCGCCACGACGTCGCCGACGCTCGACCGGCTGCGCGACGTCGTCGCGGCCGACCTGGGGACCGTCCGCACCGAGCTCGGCCGCTTCGGCCGCCAGGTGTCGGGCTACAGCCTCGAGCACCTGCTCCCCGAGCGCGGCTTCGACGTCGCGTCGTTCATGGCCGGCACCGAGGGGACGCTGGGCGTCCTGCTCGGCGCCACCGTCGACCTCGTGCAGACCCCGCGGCACGTGCACCTCGTGGTCCTCGGCTACGGCTCGATGGCCGAGGCCGGCGACGACGTGCCCACGATGCTCCCGCACGGCCCGATCGCCTGCGAGGGCCTCGGCGAGCGGATCATCGAGGTGTACCGCGCCGCCAAGGGGGCTGCCGGCGTGCCCGACTACCCGCGCGGCGGCGGCTACCTCTACGTCGAGCTCGCCGGCGACGACCCCGCCGAGCTCGCGGCCCAGGCCGAGCGCGTCGTCGCGGACTCCGCCTCGCTGTCGCACCGGCACGTGACGTCGGTGGCCGAGCAGGCCGCGTTCTGGCGGATCCGCGAGGAGGGTGCGGGCCTGGCGTCGCGCATCTGGGACCGACCGGCCCTGTCGGGCTGGGAGGACGCGGCCGTGCCGCCCGAGCGGGTCGGGCAGTACCTGCGCGACTTCGACGCCCTCCTCCAGCAGCACGGCCTGAACGGCGAGCCGTACGGCCACCTCGGCGACGGCTGCGTGCACGTGCGCATCGACTTCCCGCTGTCCGAGCCCGGGGGACACGCCGGCTACCGCGCGTTCATCGAGGACGCCGCCCGGCTCACCGCCACCCACGGCGGCTCGTTCTCGGGCGAGCACGGCGACGGTCGCGCCCGGTCGGAGCTGCTGCCGCTCATGTACTCCGAGCAGGCCATCGCGCTGTTCCGGGGCGTCAAGCACGTCCTCGACCCCGACGACCTGCTCAACCCCGGCGTGCTCGTCGCCCCCGCTGCTCTGCCGTCCGCCGCGCAGGGGCGGGCACCCGTGCCGGGTGTCCGTGCGCTGGACGCCGATCTGCGGACGCAGGGTCGAGGGTGGGCGCCCGGCCTGCAGGGATCGCGCCGCGGCCTGCGGCTGCTGCACGACGACGGCGACCTCGGCGCGGCCGTGCACCGGTGCACGGGCGTCGGCAAGTGCCTCGCCGACAACAAGGCGTCGCACGGCGTCATGTGTCCCTCCTTCCAGGCCACCCGCGACGAGAAGGACTCCACCCGCGGACGCGCGCGCGTGCTGCAGGAGATGGTCGACGGGCGGCTGGTGACCGGCGGCTACCGCGCGCCGGAGGTGCACGAGGCGCTCGACCTCTGCCTGTCGTGCAAGGGCTGCCTCAACGACTGCCCGACGGGCATCGACATGGCGACCTACAAGTCCGAGGTGCTGCACCAGACCTACAAGGGTCGGATGCGGCCGCGCAGCCACTACGTCCTCGGGAAGCTGCCGTTCTGGGCACGGCTGACGTCGCCCGTCGCGGCCCTTGCGAACCTGGCCCTGCGGGTGCCGGGGCTTGCCCACGTCGCACGCTGGGTGGCTGGCGTCGACCAGCGTCGCAGCCTGCCGTCGTTCGCGACGCGTCGGTTCAGCCGGGCCGCTCGGCCGGCCCTCGAGGCGTCCGCGACGCGCACCGACCGGCCCCGGGTCGCGATCTGGGCGGACTCGTTCACGGAGTACTTCTCGACGTCGGGCGGTCACGCCGCGGTGCGGCTGCTCGAGTCGGCCGGCTACCGGGTCGAGGTCGTCCAGAAGCAGGCATGCTGCGGACTCACGTGGATCACGACCGGCCAGCTCGACACCGCCCGCTCGCTCGTCGAGCGCACGGTCGGGGTGCTGCACGAGTACGTCGCGGACGGGGTGCCGGTCGTGGGCCTCGAGCCGTCGTGCCTCGCGGTGCTGCGCTCCGACGCCGTGGAGCTCACCGACGATCCGCGTGCAGCCGAGGTCGCGCAGGGGGTCTTCACGCTCGCGGAGCTGCTCGCCCGTACCGAGGGCTGGCAGGCCCCCGACCTCAGCGGCACCGAGGTGGTCGTGCAGCCGCACTGCCACCAGTCGTCGGTGCTCGGCTTCGCCGCCGACCTCGACGTCCTCGGCCGCACCGGCGCGACCGTCACCCGACTCTCCGGCTGCTGCGGACTCGCCGGCAACTTCGGCGTCGAGCGCGGCCACTACGAAGTGTCCGTCGCCGTCGCCGAGCAGCAGCTCATGCCAGCCGTCCGCGCCATGGGCGAGGGTGCCGTCGTCCTCGCCGACGGCTTCTCCTGCCGCACCCAGCTCGACGACCTCGCCGACGTCCCGGCCCTTCACCTCGCGGAGCTGCTCGCGCCGGGGGAGTAG
- a CDS encoding DUF3151 domain-containing protein, whose protein sequence is MTNLLGEPPETFLPEDPGAQELASGTSARTVASEHPDSVLAWALLAQEALDAGDDLEGYAFARTAYHRSLDALRRNGWKGFGPVPWSHAPNQGFLRSLAALATGSERLGDDAEAHRCREFLHESSPEAYAQLV, encoded by the coding sequence ATGACGAACTTGCTGGGTGAGCCGCCGGAGACGTTCCTTCCCGAGGACCCGGGCGCGCAGGAGCTGGCGTCGGGCACGTCGGCGCGGACCGTGGCCTCGGAGCACCCCGACTCGGTGCTGGCGTGGGCGCTGCTGGCGCAGGAGGCTCTGGACGCCGGTGACGACCTGGAGGGCTATGCGTTCGCGCGCACGGCCTACCACCGCTCGCTCGACGCGCTGCGTCGCAACGGCTGGAAGGGCTTCGGGCCCGTGCCGTGGTCGCACGCGCCGAACCAGGGCTTCCTGCGCTCCCTCGCGGCGCTCGCCACCGGATCCGAGCGGCTCGGCGACGACGCCGAGGCGCACCGCTGCCGCGAGTTCCTGCACGAGTCGAGCCCCGAGGCGTACGCGCAGCTCGTCTGA
- a CDS encoding diacylglycerol/lipid kinase family protein, with product MTDSRPWVAVVNAQAGSSDDPRLEEALDVLRAHAPLEVRRTEDRDDLQDAVAAARGGVVVAVGGDGSIHAVVTAVDDLDLFDDVEVAIVPLGTGNDFVRTLGLSDDPVEAARQAVDCVARPADVIRDGQDRLVVNAAHVGLGAEANVKATPWKKAFGPVGYAIGAAITGVVGKGFRATVHVDGQRIDSPRRLIQVAVGNGRYVGGGAPLLPAADPFDGSLDVAVVWAHARWKRLGYAYRLRRGRHPMRDDVVYLKGREVVVQGEALQANLDGEICDASPRHHWVVEPGRLRLRAPADAPPPLED from the coding sequence ATGACCGACAGCAGGCCGTGGGTGGCGGTGGTGAACGCCCAGGCGGGCAGCAGCGACGACCCGCGCCTCGAGGAGGCGCTCGACGTGCTGCGCGCGCACGCCCCGCTGGAGGTGCGGCGCACCGAGGACCGCGACGACCTGCAGGACGCGGTGGCCGCAGCGCGCGGTGGCGTCGTGGTGGCGGTCGGTGGCGACGGCAGCATCCACGCCGTCGTCACGGCGGTCGACGACCTCGACCTCTTCGACGACGTCGAGGTGGCGATCGTGCCGCTCGGCACCGGCAACGACTTCGTGCGCACGCTCGGCCTGAGCGACGACCCGGTCGAGGCGGCCCGTCAGGCCGTCGACTGCGTGGCCCGCCCTGCCGACGTGATCCGCGACGGCCAGGACCGGCTCGTGGTCAACGCCGCGCACGTGGGTCTGGGCGCCGAGGCGAACGTGAAGGCGACCCCGTGGAAGAAGGCGTTCGGCCCCGTCGGGTACGCCATCGGCGCGGCGATCACGGGCGTGGTGGGCAAGGGCTTCCGCGCGACGGTGCACGTCGACGGCCAGCGCATCGACTCGCCCCGCCGACTCATCCAGGTGGCCGTCGGCAACGGACGCTACGTCGGGGGCGGCGCGCCGCTGCTCCCCGCCGCGGACCCGTTCGACGGGAGCCTCGACGTCGCGGTCGTGTGGGCGCACGCCCGGTGGAAGCGGCTCGGGTACGCGTACCGCCTGCGTCGCGGCCGCCACCCGATGCGCGACGACGTCGTCTACCTCAAGGGTCGCGAGGTCGTGGTGCAGGGCGAGGCACTGCAGGCCAACCTCGACGGCGAGATCTGCGACGCGAGCCCCCGGCACCACTGGGTGGTCGAGCCGGGTCGGCTGAGGCTGCGCGCCCCCGCCGACGCGCCCCCGCCGCTGGAGGACTGA
- a CDS encoding adenylosuccinate synthase, producing the protein MPAVVIVGAQWGDEGKGKATDLLGSRVDYVVKFNGGNNAGHTVVIGDEKYALHLLPSGILSPGCTPIIGNGVVIDLDVLFEEIDALEARGIDTSKLRVSANAHLIADYNRTLDKVTERFLGSRKIGTTGRGIGPTYADKMNRLGVRVQDLFDEKILRAKVEGALELKNQMLTKVYNRRAVSVDEIVDQLLVHAERLRPMVADTALVLHEALDRDETVLLEAGQATLLDVDHGTYPFVTSSSATTGGACTGSGIPPTRITRVIGIVKAYATRVGEGPFPTELFGSNDPEGDGERLRTNGGEFGTTTGRPRRCGWYDAPVARYAARINGVTDFVLTKLDVLTGWDRIPVCVAYDVDGERVDEMPTTQTGFHHAKPIYEFFDGWSEDISGARTMDDLPAAAQAYVRAIEKMSGARISAVGVGPDREETVVLHDLL; encoded by the coding sequence ATGCCCGCAGTCGTCATCGTCGGAGCCCAGTGGGGAGACGAGGGCAAGGGCAAGGCCACCGACCTGCTCGGCAGCCGCGTCGACTACGTCGTCAAGTTCAACGGCGGCAACAACGCCGGCCACACCGTCGTCATCGGCGACGAGAAGTACGCCCTGCACCTGCTGCCCAGCGGCATCCTGAGCCCCGGCTGCACGCCGATCATCGGCAACGGTGTCGTCATCGATCTCGACGTCCTGTTCGAGGAGATCGACGCGCTCGAGGCGCGCGGCATCGACACCAGCAAGCTGCGCGTGAGCGCCAACGCCCACCTCATCGCCGACTACAACCGCACCCTCGACAAGGTGACCGAGCGGTTCCTCGGCAGCCGCAAGATCGGTACCACCGGCCGAGGCATCGGGCCGACGTACGCCGACAAGATGAACCGCCTCGGCGTGCGCGTGCAGGACCTCTTCGACGAGAAGATCCTGCGCGCCAAGGTCGAGGGCGCGCTCGAGCTGAAGAACCAGATGCTCACCAAGGTCTACAACCGCCGTGCGGTCAGCGTCGACGAGATCGTCGACCAGCTGCTCGTGCACGCCGAGCGGCTGCGCCCGATGGTCGCCGACACCGCCCTCGTGCTGCACGAGGCCCTCGACCGCGACGAGACGGTGCTGCTCGAGGCAGGCCAGGCCACGCTGCTCGACGTCGACCACGGCACCTACCCGTTCGTGACGTCGTCGTCGGCCACGACCGGTGGCGCCTGCACCGGGTCGGGCATCCCGCCGACGCGCATCACCCGCGTCATCGGCATCGTCAAGGCCTATGCCACGCGCGTCGGCGAGGGACCGTTCCCGACCGAGCTCTTCGGCAGCAACGATCCTGAGGGGGACGGCGAGCGTCTGCGCACCAACGGCGGCGAGTTCGGCACCACGACCGGTCGCCCGCGCCGCTGCGGCTGGTACGACGCGCCCGTCGCGCGCTACGCGGCCCGCATCAACGGCGTCACCGACTTCGTGCTCACCAAGCTCGACGTGCTCACCGGCTGGGACCGCATCCCGGTCTGCGTGGCGTACGACGTCGACGGCGAGCGGGTCGACGAGATGCCGACGACGCAGACCGGCTTCCACCACGCGAAGCCGATCTACGAGTTCTTCGACGGCTGGAGCGAGGACATCTCCGGCGCCCGCACCATGGACGACCTGCCGGCTGCGGCCCAGGCGTACGTCCGGGCCATCGAGAAGATGTCCGGCGCCCGCATCTCCGCGGTCGGCGTGGGCCCGGACCGCGAGGAGACCGTGGTCCTGCACGACCTGCTCTGA
- the purD gene encoding phosphoribosylamine--glycine ligase translates to MKTLVIGTGGREHALALALSRDPQVTEVHAAPGNPGIADVATLHEVDPLDGAAVAALATSIGADLVVVGPEAPLVAGVADAVRDAGIACFGPSRAAAQLEGSKAFAKQVMAAAEVPTAMAHVCETAEEVAAALDAFGPPYVVKDDALAAGKGVVVTEDRQEAVDHAAGCDRVVIEEFLDGPEVSLFAITDGETVLPLQPAQDFKRALDGDAGPNTGGMGAYTPLTWAPDDLVAEVTRRVLVPTVQEMARRGSPFQGLLYAGLALTSRGVRVVEFNARFGDPETQAILALLRTPLASLLHGAATGTLDAVGLPAWHDGTAVTVVMSSAGYPASSRSGDVILGVGAANAIEGVDVIHAGTALDDSVEGGGRLVTSGGRVLAVTAVGEDLEHARDRAYAGVDAISFDGAQFRSDIALAAQRGEIEV, encoded by the coding sequence GTGAAGACTCTGGTGATCGGTACCGGCGGACGCGAGCACGCCCTGGCCCTGGCCCTGTCCCGCGACCCGCAGGTCACCGAGGTGCACGCGGCACCCGGCAACCCTGGCATCGCCGACGTCGCGACGCTGCACGAGGTCGACCCGCTCGACGGTGCCGCCGTCGCCGCGCTCGCCACGTCGATCGGTGCCGACCTCGTCGTCGTCGGCCCGGAGGCGCCGCTCGTCGCCGGGGTCGCCGACGCCGTGCGCGACGCCGGGATCGCCTGCTTCGGGCCGAGTCGGGCCGCCGCGCAGCTTGAGGGCTCGAAGGCCTTCGCGAAGCAGGTGATGGCCGCCGCCGAGGTGCCCACCGCGATGGCGCACGTGTGCGAGACCGCCGAGGAGGTGGCCGCCGCGCTCGACGCCTTCGGTCCGCCCTACGTCGTCAAGGACGACGCGCTCGCCGCCGGGAAGGGCGTCGTCGTCACCGAGGACCGCCAGGAGGCCGTGGACCACGCGGCCGGCTGCGACCGGGTGGTCATCGAGGAGTTTCTCGACGGCCCGGAGGTGTCGCTGTTCGCCATCACCGACGGCGAGACCGTCCTCCCGCTCCAGCCGGCGCAGGACTTCAAGCGAGCCCTCGACGGCGACGCCGGCCCCAACACCGGCGGCATGGGCGCGTACACGCCCCTCACGTGGGCGCCCGACGACCTGGTGGCCGAGGTGACCCGCCGCGTGCTCGTGCCCACCGTGCAGGAGATGGCCCGCCGGGGCTCCCCGTTCCAGGGCCTCCTCTACGCAGGCCTCGCCCTGACGTCGAGGGGCGTGCGCGTCGTCGAGTTCAACGCCCGCTTCGGCGACCCCGAGACGCAGGCGATCCTGGCCCTGCTGCGCACCCCGCTCGCCTCGCTGCTGCACGGCGCCGCCACCGGCACCCTCGACGCCGTCGGGCTGCCCGCGTGGCACGACGGCACGGCCGTCACGGTGGTCATGTCGTCGGCCGGCTACCCGGCGTCGTCGCGGTCGGGCGACGTGATCCTCGGCGTCGGTGCCGCGAACGCCATCGAGGGGGTCGACGTCATCCACGCCGGCACCGCCCTCGACGACAGCGTCGAGGGTGGGGGCCGGCTCGTGACGAGCGGCGGACGCGTCCTGGCGGTCACCGCCGTCGGCGAGGACCTCGAGCACGCCCGCGACCGGGCCTACGCCGGGGTCGACGCGATCTCCTTCGACGGAGCCCAGTTCCGCAGCGACATCGCGCTGGCGGCGCAGCGCGGGGAGATCGAGGTCTGA
- a CDS encoding DUF6891 domain-containing protein, with protein sequence MSGSGQRRGFWSRLRGRSPQQATSTAPAPAGGLNDQPPGLVLPSSLRLPADVEEALRELLWQDVVLGRTEVEDLLEVREDELDELDVTPEQTTEAFRHLVRARREQQAAWTDDVTRTPLRAAFDDLETAGVLARPDFTCCASCASDEIGAERDDSRRWRGYVYFHQQDTETLLETRQTYVGYGVFLSAHLPRDAWEALDSAQQDATYAELVTTLVRDDVLPVLERHGIRASWDGDTGTRILLEDVDHYVAV encoded by the coding sequence ATGTCCGGGTCGGGGCAGCGTCGAGGGTTCTGGTCGCGGTTGCGTGGCCGCAGCCCGCAGCAGGCCACCTCGACCGCGCCGGCGCCGGCGGGAGGGCTCAACGACCAGCCGCCCGGGCTGGTCCTGCCGTCGTCGCTGCGCCTGCCCGCCGACGTCGAGGAGGCGCTGCGCGAGCTGCTGTGGCAGGACGTGGTCCTGGGGCGGACCGAGGTCGAGGACCTGCTCGAGGTGCGCGAGGACGAGCTCGACGAGCTCGACGTCACTCCCGAGCAGACCACCGAGGCCTTCCGGCACCTGGTGCGGGCCCGGCGCGAGCAGCAGGCGGCGTGGACCGACGACGTCACCCGCACGCCCCTGCGGGCCGCGTTCGACGACCTCGAGACCGCCGGCGTGCTGGCCCGACCCGACTTCACGTGCTGCGCCAGCTGCGCGTCCGACGAGATCGGCGCCGAGCGGGACGACTCCCGACGCTGGCGCGGCTACGTCTACTTCCACCAGCAGGACACCGAGACGCTGCTGGAGACCCGGCAGACCTACGTCGGCTACGGCGTCTTCCTCAGCGCGCACCTGCCGCGCGACGCGTGGGAGGCGCTCGACTCCGCGCAGCAGGACGCCACCTACGCCGAGCTCGTCACCACCCTCGTGCGCGACGACGTGCTGCCGGTGCTCGAGCGACACGGCATCCGCGCGTCGTGGGACGGCGACACCGGCACGCGGATCCTCCTCGAGGACGTCGACCACTACGTCGCCGTCTGA